The following coding sequences are from one Paramormyrops kingsleyae isolate MSU_618 chromosome 21, PKINGS_0.4, whole genome shotgun sequence window:
- the LOC111847572 gene encoding G2/M phase-specific E3 ubiquitin-protein ligase isoform X5, whose product MECQQGPTPVAEATTAAVQNILAILNQSLGKDSTGSSQGPSSGKDLSMDQEMARSFPGFFRRGAKRSSLSLNKAAKVSNLFKNTYPKMMTITGGWLLYKSAGGHGRRNLSVVPPESEGYTGSTIRSASGAGKTMLYIAPLQEEFDLEPLPDNSQEFSHMPKAECKNCFKILPLQILALHVKQCNASKSDKPSDSEPEVTEVVLSCEKNTKEGKCPICQKNYPAMELELHASVCGDWASPLSCRGGSPVGLEEQQNEKITYEEDVLRWLATRVDKSKEFCICVSRMNLLERGLMLWQRQKNSSPVNLLKVTFIGEAGIDTGALRKEFLTEMVAGLETLLFEGEDGKGKMPKYSLNDLDSGIFRVAGEIFAASLAQGGPAPAFLQEWCYDFLLTGDLKNITRNDVHDMEFSSLIKMVEESSDLSSCTEQIISCGYTGPINEENKDKITRAILLHSAARRTVMLRQLREGLQLYGLIDVMERNRELCRGLFVAGADHNVDSYYIVSHLAPTMSETGSQRHARETQILNNFQDFLQELEDGTAEDALSVPEVMQWLTGQSHRHLLLSERENFKITVHFDHTCMERMPSHTICYPVVSACAQAITFPTAHCVHYSDFKNNVATAIKCGAGFHRL is encoded by the exons ATGGAGTGCCAG CAAGGTCCTACCCCTGTTGCTGAGGCTACCACGGCAGCTGTACAGAATATACTTGCTATTTTAAACCAGTCTTTAGGAAAGGACAGCACAGGTAGCAGTCAGGGACCAAGTTCGGGAAAGGACCTAAGCATGGATCAAGAAATGGCCAG GTCTTTCCCAGGATTTTTTAGGCGGGGTGCAAAGCGAAGTTCATTAAGTTTGAATAAAGCAGCAAAG GTCTCCAACCTGTTTAAAAATACCTATCCAAAGATGATGACAATCACTGGAGGATGGCTTCTCTATAAATCAGCTG GTGGACATGGAAGGCGGAATTTATCTGTTGTACCCCCTGAATCTGAGGGATACACAGGAAGTACTATCAGAAGTGCCTCTGGAGCAGGAAAAACCATGCTGTACATTGCTCCTTTACAGGAAGAATTTGACCTAGAACCTCTTCCTGATAATTCCCAGGAGTTTTCACACATGCCAAAGGCTGAATGCAAGAATTGCTTTAAGATTTTGCCTTTACAGATTCTTGCCCTCCATGTAAAGCAATGTAATGCCTCGAAATCTGACAAACCTTCAGATTCTGAGCCAGAG gTAACTGAGGTGGTTCTTTCTTGTGAGAAGAAC ACAAAAGAAGGAAAATGCCCTATATGTCAGAAGAATTATCCAGCAATGGAACTGGAACTACATGCCAGTGTTTGTGGGGACTGGGCAAG tCCACTGTCCTGTCGGGGTGGCAGTCCTGTTGGGTTGGAGGAGCAGCAAAATGAGAAAATTACATA TGAGGAGGATGTCCTACGATGGCTGGCGACTCGGGTTGATAAAAGCAAAGAGTTCTGCATCTGTGTGTCTCGAATGAATCTCCTGGAACGCGGACTGATGCTGTGGCAGCGACAGAAGAACAGCTCTCCAGTCAACCTCTTGAAGGTGACGTTCATAGGAGAGGCAGGGATCGACACTGGTGCTTTGCGGAAAGAATTTTTGACAG AGATGGTTGCTGGCTTAGAAACTCTGCTTTTCGAGGGAGAGGATGGCAAGGGAAAAATGCCCAAATACTCTTTAAATGACCTTGACAGTGGCATTTTCCG TGTTGCTGGGGAAATTTTTGCTGCAAGTCTTGCACAGGGTGGTCCAGCACCAGCGTTTTTACAAGAATGGTGCTACGATTTCCTTTTGACGGGAGATCTAAAAAACATTACAAGAAACGATGTACATGACATGGAATTTTCATCTTTGATCAAGATG GTTGAGGAATCTTCAGATCTGTCATCTTGCACAGAACAGATTATCAGCTGTGGCTATACAGGGCCTATTAACGaagaaaacaaagacaaaataacAAG AGCAATTCTGCTGCACTCGGCCGCAAGACGAACAGTCATGTTGAGGCAACTTCGTGAGGGACTACAACTTTATGGCCTTATAGATGTCATGGAAAGGAACAGAGAGCTGTGCCGGGGCCTATTTGTGGCTGGTGCTGACCATAAT gTGGATTCTTACTACATTGTGTCACACTTGGCCCCAACAATGAGCGAAACTGGTTCCCAAAGACATGCAAGAGAGACACAAATCCTAAATAACTTCCAGGATTTTCTGCAAGAGCTTGAGG ACGGAACTGCTGAGGATGCCCTTTCTGTCCCTGAAGTGATGCAGTGGTTGACTGGCCAGTCACACAGGCACCTACTTCtttcagagagagagaacttTAAAATCACAGTACACTTCGACCACACGTGTATGGAAAGGATGCCAAGCCACACCATTTGTTATCCAGTTGTTAGTGCATGTGCACAGGCCATCACATTTCCCACTGCACATTGTGTGCATTACTCAGATTTCAAAAACAATGTGGCAACAGCAATCAAATGTGGTGCAGGCTTTCACAGGCTGTAA
- the LOC111847572 gene encoding G2/M phase-specific E3 ubiquitin-protein ligase isoform X3 has translation MECQSLGKDSTGSSQGPSSGKDLSMDQEMARSFPGFFRRGAKRSSLSLNKAAKVAKHWNPFNFSVFLLHKNCETKPSPVQELQHMQAGLGKRALAMPEDMTHTQVSNLFKNTYPKMMTITGGWLLYKSAGGHGRRNLSVVPPESEGYTGSTIRSASGAGKTMLYIAPLQEEFDLEPLPDNSQEFSHMPKAECKNCFKILPLQILALHVKQCNASKSDKPSDSEPEVTEVVLSCEKNTKEGKCPICQKNYPAMELELHASVCGDWASPLSCRGGSPVGLEEQQNEKITYEEDVLRWLATRVDKSKEFCICVSRMNLLERGLMLWQRQKNSSPVNLLKVTFIGEAGIDTGALRKEFLTEMVAGLETLLFEGEDGKGKMPKYSLNDLDSGIFRVAGEIFAASLAQGGPAPAFLQEWCYDFLLTGDLKNITRNDVHDMEFSSLIKMVEESSDLSSCTEQIISCGYTGPINEENKDKITRAILLHSAARRTVMLRQLREGLQLYGLIDVMERNRELCRGLFVAGADHNVDSYYIVSHLAPTMSETGSQRHARETQILNNFQDFLQELEDGTAEDALSVPEVMQWLTGQSHRHLLLSERENFKITVHFDHTCMERMPSHTICYPVVSACAQAITFPTAHCVHYSDFKNNVATAIKCGAGFHRL, from the exons ATGGAGTGCCAG TCTTTAGGAAAGGACAGCACAGGTAGCAGTCAGGGACCAAGTTCGGGAAAGGACCTAAGCATGGATCAAGAAATGGCCAG GTCTTTCCCAGGATTTTTTAGGCGGGGTGCAAAGCGAAGTTCATTAAGTTTGAATAAAGCAGCAAAGGTAGCCAAGCACTGGAATCCAtttaatttttcagtttttctacTACACAAAAATTGTGAGACAAAACCGTCACCAGTTCAGGAGCTACAGCACATGCAGGCTGGTCTGGGGAAAAGAGCTCTTGCCATGCCCGAAGACATGACCCATACACAG GTCTCCAACCTGTTTAAAAATACCTATCCAAAGATGATGACAATCACTGGAGGATGGCTTCTCTATAAATCAGCTG GTGGACATGGAAGGCGGAATTTATCTGTTGTACCCCCTGAATCTGAGGGATACACAGGAAGTACTATCAGAAGTGCCTCTGGAGCAGGAAAAACCATGCTGTACATTGCTCCTTTACAGGAAGAATTTGACCTAGAACCTCTTCCTGATAATTCCCAGGAGTTTTCACACATGCCAAAGGCTGAATGCAAGAATTGCTTTAAGATTTTGCCTTTACAGATTCTTGCCCTCCATGTAAAGCAATGTAATGCCTCGAAATCTGACAAACCTTCAGATTCTGAGCCAGAG gTAACTGAGGTGGTTCTTTCTTGTGAGAAGAAC ACAAAAGAAGGAAAATGCCCTATATGTCAGAAGAATTATCCAGCAATGGAACTGGAACTACATGCCAGTGTTTGTGGGGACTGGGCAAG tCCACTGTCCTGTCGGGGTGGCAGTCCTGTTGGGTTGGAGGAGCAGCAAAATGAGAAAATTACATA TGAGGAGGATGTCCTACGATGGCTGGCGACTCGGGTTGATAAAAGCAAAGAGTTCTGCATCTGTGTGTCTCGAATGAATCTCCTGGAACGCGGACTGATGCTGTGGCAGCGACAGAAGAACAGCTCTCCAGTCAACCTCTTGAAGGTGACGTTCATAGGAGAGGCAGGGATCGACACTGGTGCTTTGCGGAAAGAATTTTTGACAG AGATGGTTGCTGGCTTAGAAACTCTGCTTTTCGAGGGAGAGGATGGCAAGGGAAAAATGCCCAAATACTCTTTAAATGACCTTGACAGTGGCATTTTCCG TGTTGCTGGGGAAATTTTTGCTGCAAGTCTTGCACAGGGTGGTCCAGCACCAGCGTTTTTACAAGAATGGTGCTACGATTTCCTTTTGACGGGAGATCTAAAAAACATTACAAGAAACGATGTACATGACATGGAATTTTCATCTTTGATCAAGATG GTTGAGGAATCTTCAGATCTGTCATCTTGCACAGAACAGATTATCAGCTGTGGCTATACAGGGCCTATTAACGaagaaaacaaagacaaaataacAAG AGCAATTCTGCTGCACTCGGCCGCAAGACGAACAGTCATGTTGAGGCAACTTCGTGAGGGACTACAACTTTATGGCCTTATAGATGTCATGGAAAGGAACAGAGAGCTGTGCCGGGGCCTATTTGTGGCTGGTGCTGACCATAAT gTGGATTCTTACTACATTGTGTCACACTTGGCCCCAACAATGAGCGAAACTGGTTCCCAAAGACATGCAAGAGAGACACAAATCCTAAATAACTTCCAGGATTTTCTGCAAGAGCTTGAGG ACGGAACTGCTGAGGATGCCCTTTCTGTCCCTGAAGTGATGCAGTGGTTGACTGGCCAGTCACACAGGCACCTACTTCtttcagagagagagaacttTAAAATCACAGTACACTTCGACCACACGTGTATGGAAAGGATGCCAAGCCACACCATTTGTTATCCAGTTGTTAGTGCATGTGCACAGGCCATCACATTTCCCACTGCACATTGTGTGCATTACTCAGATTTCAAAAACAATGTGGCAACAGCAATCAAATGTGGTGCAGGCTTTCACAGGCTGTAA
- the LOC111847572 gene encoding uncharacterized protein isoform X9 gives MECQQGPTPVAEATTAAVQNILAILNQSLGKDSTGSSQGPSSGKDLSMDQEMARSFPGFFRRGAKRSSLSLNKAAKVAKHWNPFNFSVFLLHKNCETKPSPVQELQHMQAGLGKRALAMPEDMTHTQVSNLFKNTYPKMMTITGGWLLYKSAGGHGRRNLSVVPPESEGYTGSTIRSASGAGKTMLYIAPLQEEFDLEPLPDNSQEFSHMPKAECKNCFKILPLQILALHVKQCNASKSDKPSDSEPEVTEVVLSCEKNTKEGKCPICQKNYPAMELELHASVCGDWASPLSCRGGSPVGLEEQQNEKITYEEDVLRWLATRVDKSKEFCICVSRMNLLERGLMLWQRQKNSSPVNLLKVTFIGEAGIDTGALRKEFLTEMVAGLETLLFEGEDGKGKMPKYSLNDLDSGIFRVAGEIFAASLAQGGPAPAFLQEWCYDFLLTGDLKNITRNDVHDMEFSSLIKMVEESSDLSSCTEQIISCGYTGPINEENKDKITRFMLYS, from the exons ATGGAGTGCCAG CAAGGTCCTACCCCTGTTGCTGAGGCTACCACGGCAGCTGTACAGAATATACTTGCTATTTTAAACCAGTCTTTAGGAAAGGACAGCACAGGTAGCAGTCAGGGACCAAGTTCGGGAAAGGACCTAAGCATGGATCAAGAAATGGCCAG GTCTTTCCCAGGATTTTTTAGGCGGGGTGCAAAGCGAAGTTCATTAAGTTTGAATAAAGCAGCAAAGGTAGCCAAGCACTGGAATCCAtttaatttttcagtttttctacTACACAAAAATTGTGAGACAAAACCGTCACCAGTTCAGGAGCTACAGCACATGCAGGCTGGTCTGGGGAAAAGAGCTCTTGCCATGCCCGAAGACATGACCCATACACAG GTCTCCAACCTGTTTAAAAATACCTATCCAAAGATGATGACAATCACTGGAGGATGGCTTCTCTATAAATCAGCTG GTGGACATGGAAGGCGGAATTTATCTGTTGTACCCCCTGAATCTGAGGGATACACAGGAAGTACTATCAGAAGTGCCTCTGGAGCAGGAAAAACCATGCTGTACATTGCTCCTTTACAGGAAGAATTTGACCTAGAACCTCTTCCTGATAATTCCCAGGAGTTTTCACACATGCCAAAGGCTGAATGCAAGAATTGCTTTAAGATTTTGCCTTTACAGATTCTTGCCCTCCATGTAAAGCAATGTAATGCCTCGAAATCTGACAAACCTTCAGATTCTGAGCCAGAG gTAACTGAGGTGGTTCTTTCTTGTGAGAAGAAC ACAAAAGAAGGAAAATGCCCTATATGTCAGAAGAATTATCCAGCAATGGAACTGGAACTACATGCCAGTGTTTGTGGGGACTGGGCAAG tCCACTGTCCTGTCGGGGTGGCAGTCCTGTTGGGTTGGAGGAGCAGCAAAATGAGAAAATTACATA TGAGGAGGATGTCCTACGATGGCTGGCGACTCGGGTTGATAAAAGCAAAGAGTTCTGCATCTGTGTGTCTCGAATGAATCTCCTGGAACGCGGACTGATGCTGTGGCAGCGACAGAAGAACAGCTCTCCAGTCAACCTCTTGAAGGTGACGTTCATAGGAGAGGCAGGGATCGACACTGGTGCTTTGCGGAAAGAATTTTTGACAG AGATGGTTGCTGGCTTAGAAACTCTGCTTTTCGAGGGAGAGGATGGCAAGGGAAAAATGCCCAAATACTCTTTAAATGACCTTGACAGTGGCATTTTCCG TGTTGCTGGGGAAATTTTTGCTGCAAGTCTTGCACAGGGTGGTCCAGCACCAGCGTTTTTACAAGAATGGTGCTACGATTTCCTTTTGACGGGAGATCTAAAAAACATTACAAGAAACGATGTACATGACATGGAATTTTCATCTTTGATCAAGATG GTTGAGGAATCTTCAGATCTGTCATCTTGCACAGAACAGATTATCAGCTGTGGCTATACAGGGCCTATTAACGaagaaaacaaagacaaaataacAAGGTTCATgttatattcat AG
- the LOC111847572 gene encoding G2/M phase-specific E3 ubiquitin-protein ligase isoform X7, with translation MECQVSNLFKNTYPKMMTITGGWLLYKSAGGHGRRNLSVVPPESEGYTGSTIRSASGAGKTMLYIAPLQEEFDLEPLPDNSQEFSHMPKAECKNCFKILPLQILALHVKQCNASKSDKPSDSEPEVTEVVLSCEKNTKEGKCPICQKNYPAMELELHASVCGDWASPLSCRGGSPVGLEEQQNEKITYEEDVLRWLATRVDKSKEFCICVSRMNLLERGLMLWQRQKNSSPVNLLKVTFIGEAGIDTGALRKEFLTEMVAGLETLLFEGEDGKGKMPKYSLNDLDSGIFRVAGEIFAASLAQGGPAPAFLQEWCYDFLLTGDLKNITRNDVHDMEFSSLIKMVEESSDLSSCTEQIISCGYTGPINEENKDKITRAILLHSAARRTVMLRQLREGLQLYGLIDVMERNRELCRGLFVAGADHNVDSYYIVSHLAPTMSETGSQRHARETQILNNFQDFLQELEDGTAEDALSVPEVMQWLTGQSHRHLLLSERENFKITVHFDHTCMERMPSHTICYPVVSACAQAITFPTAHCVHYSDFKNNVATAIKCGAGFHRL, from the exons ATGGAGTGCCAG GTCTCCAACCTGTTTAAAAATACCTATCCAAAGATGATGACAATCACTGGAGGATGGCTTCTCTATAAATCAGCTG GTGGACATGGAAGGCGGAATTTATCTGTTGTACCCCCTGAATCTGAGGGATACACAGGAAGTACTATCAGAAGTGCCTCTGGAGCAGGAAAAACCATGCTGTACATTGCTCCTTTACAGGAAGAATTTGACCTAGAACCTCTTCCTGATAATTCCCAGGAGTTTTCACACATGCCAAAGGCTGAATGCAAGAATTGCTTTAAGATTTTGCCTTTACAGATTCTTGCCCTCCATGTAAAGCAATGTAATGCCTCGAAATCTGACAAACCTTCAGATTCTGAGCCAGAG gTAACTGAGGTGGTTCTTTCTTGTGAGAAGAAC ACAAAAGAAGGAAAATGCCCTATATGTCAGAAGAATTATCCAGCAATGGAACTGGAACTACATGCCAGTGTTTGTGGGGACTGGGCAAG tCCACTGTCCTGTCGGGGTGGCAGTCCTGTTGGGTTGGAGGAGCAGCAAAATGAGAAAATTACATA TGAGGAGGATGTCCTACGATGGCTGGCGACTCGGGTTGATAAAAGCAAAGAGTTCTGCATCTGTGTGTCTCGAATGAATCTCCTGGAACGCGGACTGATGCTGTGGCAGCGACAGAAGAACAGCTCTCCAGTCAACCTCTTGAAGGTGACGTTCATAGGAGAGGCAGGGATCGACACTGGTGCTTTGCGGAAAGAATTTTTGACAG AGATGGTTGCTGGCTTAGAAACTCTGCTTTTCGAGGGAGAGGATGGCAAGGGAAAAATGCCCAAATACTCTTTAAATGACCTTGACAGTGGCATTTTCCG TGTTGCTGGGGAAATTTTTGCTGCAAGTCTTGCACAGGGTGGTCCAGCACCAGCGTTTTTACAAGAATGGTGCTACGATTTCCTTTTGACGGGAGATCTAAAAAACATTACAAGAAACGATGTACATGACATGGAATTTTCATCTTTGATCAAGATG GTTGAGGAATCTTCAGATCTGTCATCTTGCACAGAACAGATTATCAGCTGTGGCTATACAGGGCCTATTAACGaagaaaacaaagacaaaataacAAG AGCAATTCTGCTGCACTCGGCCGCAAGACGAACAGTCATGTTGAGGCAACTTCGTGAGGGACTACAACTTTATGGCCTTATAGATGTCATGGAAAGGAACAGAGAGCTGTGCCGGGGCCTATTTGTGGCTGGTGCTGACCATAAT gTGGATTCTTACTACATTGTGTCACACTTGGCCCCAACAATGAGCGAAACTGGTTCCCAAAGACATGCAAGAGAGACACAAATCCTAAATAACTTCCAGGATTTTCTGCAAGAGCTTGAGG ACGGAACTGCTGAGGATGCCCTTTCTGTCCCTGAAGTGATGCAGTGGTTGACTGGCCAGTCACACAGGCACCTACTTCtttcagagagagagaacttTAAAATCACAGTACACTTCGACCACACGTGTATGGAAAGGATGCCAAGCCACACCATTTGTTATCCAGTTGTTAGTGCATGTGCACAGGCCATCACATTTCCCACTGCACATTGTGTGCATTACTCAGATTTCAAAAACAATGTGGCAACAGCAATCAAATGTGGTGCAGGCTTTCACAGGCTGTAA
- the LOC111847572 gene encoding uncharacterized protein isoform X2 — protein sequence MECQQGPTPVAEATTAAVQNILAILNQSLGKDSTGSSQGPSSGKDLSMDQEMARSFPGFFRRGAKRSSLSLNKAAKVAKHWNPFNFSVFLLHKNCETKPSPVQELQHMQAGLGKRALAMPEDMTHTQVSNLFKNTYPKMMTITGGWLLYKSAGGHGRRNLSVVPPESEGYTGSTIRSASGAGKTMLYIAPLQEEFDLEPLPDNSQEFSHMPKAECKNCFKILPLQILALHVKQCNASKSDKPSDSEPEVTEVVLSCEKNTKEGKCPICQKNYPAMELELHASVCGDWASEEDVLRWLATRVDKSKEFCICVSRMNLLERGLMLWQRQKNSSPVNLLKVTFIGEAGIDTGALRKEFLTEMVAGLETLLFEGEDGKGKMPKYSLNDLDSGIFRVAGEIFAASLAQGGPAPAFLQEWCYDFLLTGDLKNITRNDVHDMEFSSLIKMVEESSDLSSCTEQIISCGYTGPINEENKDKITRAILLHSAARRTVMLRQLREGLQLYGLIDVMERNRELCRGLFVAGADHNVDSYYIVSHLAPTMSETGSQRHARETQILNNFQDFLQELEDGTAEDALSVPEVMQWLTGQSHRHLLLSERENFKITVHFDHTCMERMPSHTICYPVVSACAQAITFPTAHCVHYSDFKNNVATAIKCGAGFHRL from the exons ATGGAGTGCCAG CAAGGTCCTACCCCTGTTGCTGAGGCTACCACGGCAGCTGTACAGAATATACTTGCTATTTTAAACCAGTCTTTAGGAAAGGACAGCACAGGTAGCAGTCAGGGACCAAGTTCGGGAAAGGACCTAAGCATGGATCAAGAAATGGCCAG GTCTTTCCCAGGATTTTTTAGGCGGGGTGCAAAGCGAAGTTCATTAAGTTTGAATAAAGCAGCAAAGGTAGCCAAGCACTGGAATCCAtttaatttttcagtttttctacTACACAAAAATTGTGAGACAAAACCGTCACCAGTTCAGGAGCTACAGCACATGCAGGCTGGTCTGGGGAAAAGAGCTCTTGCCATGCCCGAAGACATGACCCATACACAG GTCTCCAACCTGTTTAAAAATACCTATCCAAAGATGATGACAATCACTGGAGGATGGCTTCTCTATAAATCAGCTG GTGGACATGGAAGGCGGAATTTATCTGTTGTACCCCCTGAATCTGAGGGATACACAGGAAGTACTATCAGAAGTGCCTCTGGAGCAGGAAAAACCATGCTGTACATTGCTCCTTTACAGGAAGAATTTGACCTAGAACCTCTTCCTGATAATTCCCAGGAGTTTTCACACATGCCAAAGGCTGAATGCAAGAATTGCTTTAAGATTTTGCCTTTACAGATTCTTGCCCTCCATGTAAAGCAATGTAATGCCTCGAAATCTGACAAACCTTCAGATTCTGAGCCAGAG gTAACTGAGGTGGTTCTTTCTTGTGAGAAGAAC ACAAAAGAAGGAAAATGCCCTATATGTCAGAAGAATTATCCAGCAATGGAACTGGAACTACATGCCAGTGTTTGTGGGGACTGGGCAAG TGAGGAGGATGTCCTACGATGGCTGGCGACTCGGGTTGATAAAAGCAAAGAGTTCTGCATCTGTGTGTCTCGAATGAATCTCCTGGAACGCGGACTGATGCTGTGGCAGCGACAGAAGAACAGCTCTCCAGTCAACCTCTTGAAGGTGACGTTCATAGGAGAGGCAGGGATCGACACTGGTGCTTTGCGGAAAGAATTTTTGACAG AGATGGTTGCTGGCTTAGAAACTCTGCTTTTCGAGGGAGAGGATGGCAAGGGAAAAATGCCCAAATACTCTTTAAATGACCTTGACAGTGGCATTTTCCG TGTTGCTGGGGAAATTTTTGCTGCAAGTCTTGCACAGGGTGGTCCAGCACCAGCGTTTTTACAAGAATGGTGCTACGATTTCCTTTTGACGGGAGATCTAAAAAACATTACAAGAAACGATGTACATGACATGGAATTTTCATCTTTGATCAAGATG GTTGAGGAATCTTCAGATCTGTCATCTTGCACAGAACAGATTATCAGCTGTGGCTATACAGGGCCTATTAACGaagaaaacaaagacaaaataacAAG AGCAATTCTGCTGCACTCGGCCGCAAGACGAACAGTCATGTTGAGGCAACTTCGTGAGGGACTACAACTTTATGGCCTTATAGATGTCATGGAAAGGAACAGAGAGCTGTGCCGGGGCCTATTTGTGGCTGGTGCTGACCATAAT gTGGATTCTTACTACATTGTGTCACACTTGGCCCCAACAATGAGCGAAACTGGTTCCCAAAGACATGCAAGAGAGACACAAATCCTAAATAACTTCCAGGATTTTCTGCAAGAGCTTGAGG ACGGAACTGCTGAGGATGCCCTTTCTGTCCCTGAAGTGATGCAGTGGTTGACTGGCCAGTCACACAGGCACCTACTTCtttcagagagagagaacttTAAAATCACAGTACACTTCGACCACACGTGTATGGAAAGGATGCCAAGCCACACCATTTGTTATCCAGTTGTTAGTGCATGTGCACAGGCCATCACATTTCCCACTGCACATTGTGTGCATTACTCAGATTTCAAAAACAATGTGGCAACAGCAATCAAATGTGGTGCAGGCTTTCACAGGCTGTAA